A genome region from Gambusia affinis linkage group LG24, SWU_Gaff_1.0, whole genome shotgun sequence includes the following:
- the xdh gene encoding xanthine dehydrogenase/oxidase isoform X3 produces MWRLHRHAVPIPGGAAAAAVSSAGHYAVNACLAPLCSLHLVAVTTVEGIGSVARKLHPVQERIAKSHGSQCGFCTPGIVMSMYALLRNNPTPNMADVEEAFQGNLCRCTGYRPILEGYKTFTVEGGCCGGKGQNGCCVTNGNGAFQGSKVKPEEATSLFNTADFEPYDPTQEVIFPPELMNLSKGQRSSQSLCFHGDRTTWLQPESLDELLLLKWKHPEARLVVGNTEVGIEVKFKNMVYPVVLAPGFIAELNAVTHTEDGIVFGAACTLSHMGAVLKEAVQSLPPHQTQVFQAILEQLRWFAGQQIRNVAAVGGNIMTASPISDLNPVFMAAGCKLTLRDKDGSREVQMDDGFFTGYRKTTVQPQEILLSILIPYSKKCQFVSAFKQSPRREDDISIVTAAMSAIFSPGTDRVKDLRLSYGGMAPVTVLAKKTANRLLGRQWGEELLQEACSSLAEEMSLDPSAPGGMVTYRQTLTLSLFYKFYLMVLQKLRLQGLSVQEVSSECLSATQIYHPETPSSVQVYQAVPEGQNQDDMLGRPIMHLSALKQATGEAVYCDDVPLYENELYLALITSSKAHARILSVDVSAAERCPGVVCCLFASDVPGSNVTGIRQDETVFADGQVTCVGHIIGAVVADSQLHAQRAAKAVKVQYEELKPIITIQEAIAAQSFYEPIRTIQNGDLEAGFKQADHILEGEIHMGGQEHFYLETNVTLAVPREEDGEMELFISSQSPSDSQSFVAKALGVPANRVLVRVKRMGGGFGGKESRTTVLSTVVAVAANKLKRPVRCMLDRDEDMLITGGRHPFYGKYKVGFLQSGKVVALDVAFYSNSGNSMDLSQAIMERALFHMENSYRIPNVRGQGFLCRTNLPSNTAFRGFGGPQGMMVAESWITDVAHSLGRSPEEVRRLNLYLEGESTPYNQILHGLTLDRCWDECLSRSEYEQRRAAADLFNRQNRWTKQGLAIVPTKFGISFTGTFLNQAGALVHIYRDGSVLLTHGGTEMGQGLHTKMVQVASRVLGIPCSKIFISETSTNTVANTSPTAASASSDLNGAAVQNACETLLKRLERFKTKNPKGSWEDWVNDAYFDRVNLSANGFYKTPDLGYDFDTNSGRVFNYYSYGVACSEVEIDCLTGAHKNLRTTIVMDVGHSLNPAIDIGQVEGGFMQGLGLFTLEELHYSPQGVLLTRGPGSYKIPAFGDIPTQLTVSLLRDAPNEKAIFASKAVGEPPLFLAASVFYAIKDAIRAARAESRMMGPFRLDSPASAERIRNACCDRFTKLCPPAEPGTFTPWSVRV; encoded by the exons ATGTGGCGCCTGCACCGTCATGCTGTCCCGATACCAGGCGGAGCCGCAGCAGCTGCTGTATCCTCCGCTGG ACATTACGCCGTGAACGCCTGCCTCGCACCCCTGTGCTCTCTACACCTGGTTGCCGTGACAACGGTGGAGGGAATTGGCAGCGTGGCGAGGAAGCTGCACCCTGTACAG GAACGGATCGCCAAGTCTCACGGCTCTCAGTGTGGTTTCTGCACTCCGGGAATCGTCATGTCCATGTATGCACTGCTGAGGAACAACCCCACTCCAAACATGGCCGACGTGGAGGAGGCCTTCCAAG GAAATCTGTGCCGCTGTACAGGATACAGACCGATTCTGGAGGGATACAAAACCTTCACGGTG GAAGGCGGATGTTGTGGAGGCAAAggacaaaatggctgctgtgtGACCAATGGGAACGGAGCTTTccaagggtcaaaggtcaaaccagAG GAGGCCACATCTCTGTTCAACACAGCAGACTTTGAGCCTTACGATCCCACACAGGAAGTCATCTTCCCCCCTGAACTCATG AATCTGTCTAAAGGTCAAAGATCATCACAATCTctgtgtttccatggagaccGGACTACATGGCTGCAGCCAGAGAGCCTGGATGAGCTTCTGCTCCTGAAGTGGAAACATCCTGAAGCCCGACTGGTGGTAGGAAACACTGAAGTGG GCAttgaagtcaaatttaaaaacatggtgTACCCTGTGGTCTTGGCTCCGGGTTTCATCGCTGAGCTGAACGCAGTGACTCACACTGAGGATG GCATCGTGTTTGGTGCAGCATGCACCCTCAGCCACATGGGGGCGGTGCTGAAAGAGGCCGTTCAGAGTCTTCCTCCTCACCAGACTCAAGTCTTCCAGGCCATCTTGGAGCAGCTGCGATGGTTTGCAGGACAGCAGATCCGTAACGTAGCT GCTGTTGGTGGAAACATCATGACAGCCAGTCCCATTTCAGACCTCAACCCAGTGTTTATGGCAGCGGGCTGTAAACTCACGCTGAGGGACAAAG ATGGCAGTCGGGAGGTTCAGATGGACGACGGTTTCTTCACAGGTTACAGGAAGACAACTGTTCAACCTCAGGAGATCCTGCTCTCTATACTCATCCCATACAGCAAGAAG TGTCAGTTCGTCTCAGCCTTCAAGCAGTCTCCACGCCGTGAGGATGACATCAGCATCGTCACCGCGGCGATGAGCGCCATCTTCTCTCCTGGGACTGATAGAGTTAAAGACCTGAGACTCAGTTATGGTGGCATGGCGCCGGTGACGGTACTGGCCAAAAAGACGGCAAACCGGCTGCTGGGAAG GCAGTGGGGGGAGGAGCTTCTTCAGGAGGCTTGCTCCTCATTGGCTGAGGAGATGAGCCTCGACCCCTCTGCACCTGGCGGCATGGTGACGTACCGGCAGACACTGACCCTAAGCCTTTTCTACAAGTTCTACCTGATGGTTCTGCAGAAGCTCAGATTGCAG GGTCTGAGTGTTCAGGAGGTTAGCTCAGAGTGCCTGAGTGCCACACAGATTTACCATCCAGAGACACCGTCCAGCGTTCAGGTTTACCAG GCGGTGCCAGAGGGGCAGAACCAGGATGACATGCTGGGCCGTCCCATAATGCACCTGTCAGCCTTGAAGCAGGCCACAGGTGAGGCAGTTTACTGTGACGATGTGCCTCTCTACGAGAACGAGCTTTACCTGGCCCTCATCACCAGCTCCAAGGCTCACGCTAGGATACT CTCTGTGGATGTATCAGCGGCAGAGCGGTGTCCCGGAGTCGTCTGCTGTCTTTTTGCCAGTGACGTTCCCGGCAGTAACGTAACTGGAATAAGACAAGATGAGACAGTCTTCGCCGACGGCCAG GTGACCTGTGTGGGTCACATTATCGGTGCCGTGGTGGCCGACTCTCAGCTTCATGCTCAGAGAGCTGCCAAAGCTGTGAAGGTCCAGTATGAGGAGCTGAAGCCCATCATCACCATCCAG GAAGCCATTGCTGCCCAGTCCTTCtatgaaccaatcagaaccatcCAGAATGGAGACCTGGAAGCAGGCTTTAAACAAGCTGATCACATACTGGAGG GTGAGATCCATATGGGAGGTCAGGAGCATTTTTACCTGGAGACCAACGTCACTCTGGCTGTTCCCCGAGAAGAAGATGGAGAAATGGAGCTCTTCATTTCCAGCCAATCACCTTCTGATTCTCAG TCTTTTGTAGCAAAGGCCTTGGGTGTCCCAGCAAATAGGGTGCTGGTACGAGTTAAGCGGATGGGTGGAGGGTTTGGAGGAAAAGAAAGTCGGACCACCGTGTTGTCCACTGTTGTTGCCGTGGCAGCAAACAA gttGAAGAGACCCGTCAGGTGTATGCTGGACAGAGATGAGGACATGCTGATCACTGGAGGTCGTCATCCGTTCTACGGGAAATACAAA GTTGGTTTCCTCCAGAGTGGGAAAGTAGTCGCTCTGGATGTGGCTTTCTACAGTAATTCTGGAAACTCCATGGATCTCTCCCAGGCA ATTATGGAGCGCGCTCTGTTCCACATGGAAAATTCATACCGTATACCAAATGTGCGTGGCCAAGGTTTCCTGTGTCGCACCAACCTCCCATCCAACACGGCCTTCAGAGGCTTTGGAGGACCTCAAGGCATGATGGTCGCTGAGAGCTGGATTACAGATGTGGCTCATAGTCTGGGCCGCTCACCTGAGGAG GTGCGCCGGTTGAACCTGTACTTGGAGGGAGAGTCAACGCCCTACAACCAGATCCTGCATGGGCTCACACTGGATCGCTGCTGGGACGAGTGTCTTTCACGGTCTGAATACGAGCAAcgaagagctgctgctgatctCTTTAACAG ACAGAACCGATGGACCAAACAAGGACTTGCCATTGTGCCCACTAAGTTTGGCATCAGCTTTACAGGCACCTTCCTCAATCAG GCTGGTGCTCTCGTCCACATCTACAGAGACGGCTCTGTGTTGTTGACTCATGGAGGGACAGAGATGGGACAGGGTCTTCACACCAAGATGGTCCAG GTTGCCAGCAGGGTTCTGGGTATTCCCTGTTCCAAGATTTTCATCTCAGAGACCAGCACCAACACCGTGGCCAACACCAGCCCCACCGCTGCATCCGCATCCTCCGACCTCAACGGGGCGGCCGTTCAGAACGCCTGTGAGACTCTGCTGAAGCGCCTGGAGCGGTTTAAGACCAAGAATCCCAAAGGATCTTGGGAGGACTGG GTGAATGATGCTTACTTCGACAGAGTCAACCTCAGTGCCAACGGCTTCTACAA GACTCCAGATCTGGGCTATGACTTTGACACCAACTCAGGCAGAGTCTTCAACTACTACAGCTACGGAGTGGCTTGTTCAGAGGTGGAGATAGACTGTCTGACTGGAGCTCACAAG AACTTGAGGACCACTATAGTGATGGATGTAGGCCACAGTTTGAATCCAGCCATTGACATCGGACAG GTTGAGGGGGGCTTCATGCAGGGTCTGGGCCTCTTCACGCTGGAGGAGCTCCATTACTCCCCTCAGGGGGTCCTCCTCACTCGGGGTCCTGGTTCCTACAAGATTCCAGCCTTTGGCGACATTCCCACTCAGCTGACCGTCTCGCTGCTCCGAGATGCTCCCAATGAAAAGGCCATCTTTGCCTCCAAG GCGGTGGGCGAGCCTCCTCTCTTCCTGGCGGCATCTGTTTTCTACGCCATCAAAGACGCCATCAGAGCCGCCAGGGCGGAGTCACGGATGATGGGACCCTTTAGGCTGGACAGCCCGGCCTCAGCAGAAAGGATCCGCAATGCCTGTTGTGACCGATTCACCAAACTG TGCCCTCCAGCTGAGCCAGGAACCTTCACGCCCTGGTCGGTACGGGTTTAG